One segment of Rosa chinensis cultivar Old Blush chromosome 6, RchiOBHm-V2, whole genome shotgun sequence DNA contains the following:
- the LOC112174204 gene encoding uncharacterized protein LOC112174204, producing MASKGTGEDNYEGKQKSITKRSFALAEALSQATEKNALAFMNRITQRVQNEGGVRQLGPSFQSDIPADVEKILSQHEVDDSSYFSEGKAWGAWGTKPGKWPGETANWIPWVERVEKRFGEIWKRLGIYDAIKLSTITIPCDRSLLAAAMCFWSSQTNSLELQFGALSPTLIDIAAIIGLPPHGQVVDIVFAEGKFDIDLGGELRDRSKGRPAVANYNTWIEVFNSGLGNKSLDIIGSPEEKEESQQETMEVTHVEHAAFLAFWICKYLVCTTSKKVNVEYYKLAEALASKEVQESDQPLALGPFVLAHLYRCLHHCVTEGLNPNWSGPLWIFQLWLHTYFPTFRQPGLALAVDTTLGQQLAPLDLLPHSAEECFEVLFKCPGFSAEQFAVCFSRKYPSYLAMDISKHASESETRWETACSAWKSAIGMRDLFWGALSGKTLKCGVELYSPSYFSRQLGYYQAIPAPVPESSNRYSSLRAVFANKDDIEQNNKAFVYNMSFPMKTRVATSKSSSQFREWWAKRVGSRFKDGLVSARRSAFAGNPWAQEKPKAVRRGKITSKVARAIPTISGQESLKKCAKGSTKRKAIHSAATEAAKDGATLSSTSQSPPKKQPATQDEQSSESEEQLCVAKRSCLETFKKANVQNAIPSEKEESVELTIDKDGQPSSDEPVGEIISPERMAESEVVVMNMGETLVLTQTSTQASIPSSSLSEQHLVLANELEGNQGFEAELQAFMRAFSADALIQTECCSAISQLPTAHLTSREEVDGALKVVKEALAQPLKEFVETGQLSKVKVAMDFLLGAKYFAPLKVALIGEKLEVLTQQISRVAGSYQEIEKRRQQILACEQMKKALVPEFGWCMEQKRVVESLEGKINELERQLAT from the exons ATGGCTTCGAAAGGGACCGGAGAAGACAATTATGAAGGCAAGCAAAAAAGTATCACCAAACGCTCATTTGCATTGGCGGAAGCACTAAGTCAAGCCACTGAAAAGAATGCCTTGGCCTTCATGAATAGAATAACACAACGAGTCCAGAATGAAGGTGGGGTACGTCAACTTGGCCCAAGTTTCCAGAGTGATATACCGGCTGATGTGGAAAAAATTTTGAGCCAGCATGAAGTGGATGATTCTAGCTATTTCAGTGAAGGAAAAGCATGGGGAGCATGGGGAACAAAACCAGGAAAATGGCCTGGTGAAACAGCCAACTGGATTCCGTGGGTAGAACGAGTCGAGAAGCGATTTGGGGAAATATGGAAACGACTTGGGATCTATGACGCCATCAAGTTGTCCACCATTACTATTCCTTGTGACCGCTCCTTGCTGGCTGCCGCTATGTGTTTTTGGAGTTCTCAAACAAACTCTCTGGAGCTTCAGTTTGGTGCACTTAGTCCGACCTTGATTGATATAGCGGCCATTATAGGCCTGCCGCCACATGGGCAAGTGGTGGACATTGTATTTGCAGAAGGAAAGTTTGACATTGATCTTGGTGGTGAGCTAAGAGATCGAAGTAAGGGCAGACCAGCCGTTGCCAATTATAATACATGGATTGAGGTGTTTAACAGCGGCTTGGGAAATAAGTCACTTGATATTATTGGTAGTCCagaagagaaagaggaaagCCAGCAGGAGACAATGGAAGTAACTCATGTAGAGCATGCTGCGTTTCTTGCCTTTTGGATATGTAAGTACTTGGTGTGCACAACTTCTAAAAAAGTGAATGTGGAGTACTACAAGTTGGCTGAAGCATTAGCAAGTAAAGAAGTACAAGAGAGCGATCAGCCATTAGCTCTTGGTCCATTTGTGCTTGCCCACTTATACAGATGTCTTCACCATTGTGTGACCGAAGGACTGAACCCAAATTGGTCTGGGCCATTGTGGATTTTTCAGTTATGGCTGCACACTTACTTTCCCACTTTCAGACAGCCGGGTTTAGCATTGGCCGTAGACACCACTCTTGGACAACAATTGGCTCCTCTTGATTTACTTCCTCATTCGGCAGAAGAGTGTTTTGAGGTGTTGTTCAAGTGTCCAGGGTTTTCTGCAGAACAGTTTGCCGTTTGTTTCAGTAGGAAGTATCCATCCTACCTTGCAATGGATATCAGCAAACACGCCTCAGAAAGTGAGACGAGATGGGAGACTGCGTGTTCAGCTTGGAAGAGTGCAATAGGTATGAGGGATCTCTTCTGGGGTGCCTTGTCTGGTAAAACACTCAAGTGTGGAGTGGAGTTATATTCACCATCCTATTTCAGTCGTCAGTTGGGATATTATCAAGCTATACCGGCTCCGGTGCCGGAATCGTCAAACCGATATAGTTCATTGCGAGCCGTTTTCGCCAACAAGGACGACATTGAGCAGAATAACAAGGCGTTTGTGTACAACATGAGCTTTCCCATGAAGACAAGAGTAGCAACTAGCAAGAGTTCCTCCCAGTTCAGAGAGTGGTGGGCGAAACGAGTAGGTAGCCGCTTTAAAGATGGGTTGGTGTCGGCTAGGCGATCGGCTTTTGCAGGAAATCCATGGGCACAAGAGAAGCCGAAAGCTGTAAGGCGTGGTAAAATAACAAGCAAAGTTGCTAGAGCAATCCCAACTATAA GTGGCCAAGAATCTTTGAAGAAGTGTGCTAAAGGGAGCACAAAGAGAAAGGCCATCCATAGTGCGGCCACTGAGGCGGCCAAAG ATGGTGCCACTTTGTCTTCAACGTCTCAATCTCCTCCAAAGAAACAACCGGCAACACAAGATGAGCAATCCTCTGAGAGTGAAGAACAATTGTGCGTGGCCAAACGAAGTTGCCTAGAGACATTCAAG AAGGCCAACGTCCAAAATGCCATTCCTAGTGAAAAAGAGGAATCCGTGGAACTAACCATTGATAAAGATGGCCAACCAAGTAGTGACGAACCTGTAGGGGAGATAATTTCTCCTGAAAGAATGGCCGAAAGCGAAGTTGTGGTAATGAATATGGGGGAAACACTTGTGCTCACCCAAACTTCAACGCAAGCCAGTATTCCTTCCTCGTCGCTTAGTGAGCAACACCTGGTGTTGGCTAACGAACTA GAAGGTAATCAAGGGTTTGAAGCCGAACTTCAGGCTTTCATGAGGGCATTTTCGGCCGATGCTCTAATCCAAACAGAATGCTGCTCGGCCATTTCGCAGTTACCAACCGCACACTTGACATCAAGGGAGGAAGTTGATGGGGCTCTGAAGGTGGTAAAGGAAGCGTTAGCGCAGCCATTAAAAGAATTTGTGGAAACAGGCCAACTATCAAAAGTGAAAGTGGCCATGGATTTCTTACTTGGAGCCAAATACTTTGCCCCTCTCAAGGTAGCTCTCATTGGTGAGAAGCTAGAAGTGTTGACCCAACAAATATCCCGTGTAGCTGGTTCATaccaagaaatagaaaaaaggaGACAACAAATCTTGGCTTGTGAGCAAATGAAGAAAGCCTTGGTTCCCGAGTTTGGGTGGTGTATGGAACAAAAACGGGTTGTGGAGTCTCTTGAAGGCAAGATAAATGAGTTGGAAAGACAATTGGCGACTTAA
- the LOC121050087 gene encoding uncharacterized protein LOC121050087, with the protein MENVEIDTAQVGQMYHEPWLLYFDGSSTSDSAGAGIVIESPTGQKHQYAFKLDFNCTNNQAEYEALIIGLEVLEELGATRVKVFGDSLLVINQMLQVFRCSNLSLATYYAAAQQLLSCFHDVEFHHLPRELNREANEMAQIASGVSIPAGQTNKIITIERKSLPSLAERGMSTDVFELDVPLGDWRFYIIQHLLMKTDGGGSRKIRMLSSKFTIKNGELLRKSPDDDLLLRCLGSEDAQLVMAEVHEGICGAHQAGIKMRWLIRRHGYYWPTILKDCIEYARGCAPCQLHGSIQRVPAFPMNPIVKPWPFRGWAMDIIGQISPPSSKQHRWILVATDYFTKWVEAIPFTSISSAEVIKFIEQSIIHRFGTPETITTDRGSVFIAEAVIKRMAEYKITMQQSTPYYAQANGQAEATNKVLIQIVEKMI; encoded by the coding sequence ATGGAGAACGTTGAAATAGATACTGCACAAGTCGGCCAGATGTACCACGAGCCTTGGCTACTatattttgatggctcaagcACTAGTGACTCCGCCGGGGCAGGAATAGTGATTGAATCTCCAACCGGCCAAAAGCATCAATATGCCTTCAAACTGGACTTTAACTGCACAAACAACCAGGCTGAATATGAAGCCTTAATAATTGGCCTGGAAGTATTAGAGGAACTTGGAGCAACAAGAGTTAAGGTGTTTGGGGACTCCCTATTAGTCATCAATCAAATGCTCCAGGTTTTTAGATGTTCAAATCTCTCGTTGGCCACTTATTATGCCGCCGCACAACAACTGCTTAGTTGTTTTCATGATGTGGAATTTCACCATCTTCCGCGAGAACTCAATCGTGAAGCCAATGAAATGGCTCAAATTGCTTCCGGCGTCAGCATTCCAGCAGGCCAAACCAACAAAATCATcacaattgagagaaaatcgttgcCATCTTTGGCCGAGAGAGGTATGTCGACCGACGTCTTTGAGCTAGACGTGCCACTTGGTGATTGGAGATTTTACATAATCCAACATCTTTTGATGAAAACTGATGGCGGTGGGAGCCGAAAAATTAGAATGTTGTCTAGCAAGTTCACAATTAAAAATGGTGAACTGTTAAGGAAAAGTCCTgatgatgacctccttcttcgtTGCCTCGGCTCCGAAGATGCCCAGCTAGTAATGGCCGAAGTTCATGAGGGTATTTGCGGAGCACACCAGGCTGGGATAAAAATGAGATGGCTAATTAGGAGACATGGTTACTACTGGCCAACTATTCTTAAAGATTGTATTGAGTATGCTCGAGGTTGTGCTCCATGCCAACTTCACGGATCCATTCAGAGAGTTCCTGCTTTCCCCATGAATCCAATAGTGAAGCCATGGCCTTTTCGGGGCTGGGCAATGGATATAATTGGCCAAATCTCTCCCCCATCTTCCAAGCAGCACAGATGGATACTGGTAGCCACAGACTACTTTACAAAATGGGTTGAAGCCATTCCATTCACCTCCATAAGTAGTGCTGAGGTGATCAAATTCATTGAGCAAAGCATCATTCACCGCTTCGGTACTCCAGAAACTATAACAACTGACCGAGGATCAGTATTCATAGCTGAAGCCGTCATTAAACGGATGGCCGAGTATAAGATTACAATGCAGCAATCAACACCCTATTATGCTCAGGCTAATGGACAGGCTGAGGCCACAAACAAGGTCCTCATCCAAATTGTGGAAAAGATGATTTAG
- the LOC112174752 gene encoding uncharacterized protein LOC112174752 translates to MASKGTGEDNYEGKQKSITKRSFALAEALSQATEKNASAFMNRITQRVQNEGGVRQLGPSFQSDIPADVEKILSQHEVDDSSYFSEGKAWGAWGTKPGKWPGETANWIPWVERVEKRFGEIWKRLGIYDAIKLSTITIPCDRSLLAAAMCFWSSQTNSLELQFGALSPTLIDIAAIIGLPPHGQVVDIVFAEGKFDIDPGGELRDRSKGRPAVANYNTWIEVFNSGLGNKSLDIIGSPEEKEESQQETMEVTHVEHAAFLAFWICKYLVCTTSKKVNVEYYKLAEALASKEVQESDQPLALGPFVLAHLYRCLHHCVTEGLNPNWSGPLWIFQLWLHTYFPTFRQPGLALAVDTTLGQQLAPLDLLPHSAEECFEVLFKCPGFSAEQFAVCFSRKYPSYLAMDISKHASESETRWETACSAWKSAIGMRDLFWGALSGKTLKCGVELYSPSYFSRQLGYYQAIPAPVPESSNRYSSLRAVFANKDDIEQNNKAFVYNMSFPMKTRVATSKSSSQFREWWAKRVGSRFKDGLVSARRSAFAGNPWAQEKPKAVRRGKITSKVARAIPTISGQESLKKCAKGSTKRKAIHSAATEAAKDGATLSSTSQSPPKKQPATQDEQSSESEEQLCVAKRSCLETFKKANVQNAIPSEKEESVELTIDKDGQPSSDEPVGEIISPERMAESEVVVMNMGETLVLTQTSTQASIPSSSLSEQHLVLANELEGNQGFEAELQAFMRAFSADALIQTE, encoded by the exons ATGGCTTCGAAAGGGACCGGAGAAGACAATTATGAAGGCAAGCAAAAAAGTATCACCAAACGCTCATTTGCATTGGCGGAAGCACTAAGTCAAGCCACTGAAAAGAATGCCTCGGCCTTCATGAATAGAATAACACAACGAGTCCAGAATGAAGGTGGGGTACGTCAACTTGGCCCAAGTTTCCAGAGTGATATACCGGCTGATGTGGAAAAAATTTTGAGCCAGCATGAAGTGGATGATTCTAGCTATTTCAGTGAAGGAAAAGCATGGGGAGCATGGGGAACAAAACCAGGAAAATGGCCTGGTGAAACAGCCAACTGGATTCCGTGGGTAGAACGAGTCGAGAAGCGATTTGGGGAAATATGGAAACGACTTGGGATCTATGACGCCATCAAGTTGTCCACCATTACTATTCCTTGTGACCGCTCCTTGCTGGCTGCCGCTATGTGTTTTTGGAGTTCTCAAACAAACTCTCTGGAGCTTCAGTTTGGTGCACTTAGTCCGACCTTGATTGATATAGCGGCCATTATAGGTCTGCCGCCACATGGGCAAGTGGTGGACATTGTATTTGCAGAAGGAAAGTTTGACATTGATCCTGGTGGTGAGCTAAGAGATCGAAGTAAGGGCAGACCAGCCGTTGCCAATTATAATACATGGATTGAGGTGTTTAACAGCGGCTTGGGAAATAAGTCACTTGATATTATTGGTAGTCCagaagagaaagaggaaagCCAGCAGGAGACAATGGAAGTAACTCATGTAGAGCATGCTGCGTTTCTTGCCTTTTGGATATGTAAGTACTTGGTGTGCACAACTTCTAAAAAAGTGAATGTGGAGTACTACAAGTTGGCTGAAGCATTAGCAAGTAAAGAAGTACAAGAGAGCGATCAGCCATTAGCTCTTGGTCCATTTGTGCTTGCCCACTTATACAGATGTCTTCACCATTGTGTGACCGAAGGACTGAACCCAAATTGGTCTGGGCCATTGTGGATTTTTCAGTTATGGCTGCACACTTACTTTCCCACTTTCAGACAGCCGGGTTTAGCATTGGCCGTAGACACCACTCTTGGACAACAATTGGCTCCTCTTGATTTACTTCCTCATTCGGCAGAAGAGTGTTTTGAGGTGTTGTTCAAGTGTCCAGGGTTTTCTGCAGAACAGTTTGCCGTTTGTTTCAGTAGGAAGTATCCATCCTACCTTGCAATGGATATCAGCAAACACGCCTCAGAAAGTGAGACGAGATGGGAGACTGCGTGTTCAGCTTGGAAGAGTGCAATAGGTATGAGGGATCTCTTCTGGGGTGCCTTGTCTGGTAAAACACTCAAGTGTGGAGTGGAGTTATATTCACCATCCTATTTCAGTCGTCAGTTGGGATATTATCAAGCTATACCGGCTCCGGTGCCGGAATCGTCAAACCGATATAGTTCATTGCGAGCCGTTTTCGCCAACAAGGACGACATTGAGCAGAATAACAAGGCGTTTGTGTACAACATGAGCTTTCCCATGAAGACAAGAGTAGCAACTAGCAAGAGTTCCTCCCAGTTCAGAGAGTGGTGGGCGAAACGAGTAGGTAGCCGCTTTAAAGATGGGTTGGTGTCGGCTAGGCGATCGGCTTTTGCAGGAAATCCATGGGCACAAGAGAAGCCGAAAGCTGTAAGGCGTGGTAAAATAACAAGCAAAGTTGCTAGAGCAATCCCAACTATAA GTGGCCAAGAATCTTTGAAGAAGTGTGCTAAAGGGAGCACAAAGAGAAAGGCCATCCATAGTGCGGCCACTGAGGCGGCCAAAG ATGGTGCCACTTTGTCTTCAACGTCTCAATCTCCTCCAAAGAAACAACCGGCAACACAAGATGAGCAATCCTCTGAGAGTGAAGAACAATTGTGCGTGGCCAAACGAAGTTGCCTAGAGACATTCAAG AAGGCCAACGTCCAAAATGCCATTCCTAGTGAAAAAGAGGAATCCGTGGAACTAACCATTGATAAAGATGGCCAACCAAGTAGTGACGAACCTGTAGGGGAGATAATTTCTCCTGAAAGAATGGCCGAAAGCGAAGTTGTGGTAATGAATATGGGGGAAACACTTGTGCTCACCCAAACTTCAACGCAAGCCAGTATTCCTTCCTCGTCGCTTAGTGAGCAACACCTGGTGTTGGCTAACGAACTA GAAGGTAATCAAGGGTTTGAAGCCGAACTTCAGGCTTTCATGAGGGCATTTTCGGCCGATGCTCTAATCCAAACAGAATGA